A genome region from Bufo gargarizans isolate SCDJY-AF-19 chromosome 2, ASM1485885v1, whole genome shotgun sequence includes the following:
- the LOC122925606 gene encoding olfactory receptor 1019-like codes for MNDCKNSTVTEFYMTPFSTSRRNEILIFTGFLFMYLLAVVGNLIIIALVCGVPQLHSPMYFFLCNLSSVDVIYVSTILPKMLSIMLTEDKRISFYGCMIQMSFFVFCGNAENNILTCMAYDRYVAVCSPLHYSLIMTRKVSFIIVISYMTFSAMNFIVLTLMISTLSFCYSHKINHFFCEVVKFMALASSDTKIMKIILSVEDCVVAFNLMFILTSYGRIISTALKIRSYKGQLKVFSSCSSHLITVLLFFGPSIFMYMKPESENSKEQDKIISMLYVAVVPMLNPFIYSLRNKEVLGAARKMAKEIFY; via the coding sequence ATGAATGACTGtaaaaacagcacagtgactgAATTCTACATGACCCCATTCTCCACCTCCAGAAGAAATGAAATTCTTATATTTACTGGGTTTTTATTCATGTATCTGCTAGCAGTGGTGGGAAATCTGATCATCATTGCACTGGTCTGTGGTGTACCCCAACTTCACAGCCCCATGTATTTCTTCTTGTGTAATCTTTCTTCTGTTGATGTCATCTATGTCTCTACTATTCTCCCAAAGATGCTGTCCATCATGTTAACAGAAGACAAGAGGATCTCATTCTATGGTTGCATGATTCAGATGTCCTTCTTCGTATTCTGTGGAAATGCTGAGAATAACATTCTGACCTGTATGGCTTATGATCGCTATGTGGCGGTTTGTTCTCCTCTACATTATTCTTTGATCATGACCAGGAAAGTTAGTTTTATTATAGTGATTTCCTACATGACCTTCAGTGCTATGAATTTCATAGTATTAACCTTAATGATATCTACATTATCATTCTGTTACTCTCACAAGATCAACCATTTCTTTTGTGAGGTAGTAAAATTTATGGCGCTGGCTTCTAGTGACACTAAGATTATGAAAATTATTCTCTCGGTAGAAGACTGTGTGGTAGCTTTTAATTTAATGTTCATTTTGACCTCATATGGAAGGATTATATCCACAGCTTTAAAGATTCGTTCCTATAAGGGACAGCTTAAAGTTTTTTCTAGCTGCTCTTCCCATCTTATTACTGTCCTATTGTTCTTTGGACCAAGCATCTTCATGTACATGAAACCTGAGTCTGAAAATTCTAAAGAACAAGACAAGATTATCTCAATGCTTTATGTGGCTGTGGTCCCAATGTTAAACCCATTTATATATAGCCTGAGAAATAAAGAAGTCCTGGGAGCTGCTAGAAAAATGGCCAAGGAGATTTTTTATTGA